The genomic segment ctgctgctgggttgttgccctcctacggcctcctccacgtctcctgatgtactggcctgtctcctggtagcgcctccatgctctggacactacgctgacagacacagcaaacctttttgccacagctcgcattgatgcgccatcctggataagctgcactatctgagccacttgtgtgggttgtagactccgtctcatgctaccactagagtgaaagcaccgccagcattcaaaagtgaccaaaacatcagccaggaagcataggaactgagaagtggtctgtggtcaccacatgcagaaccactcctttattgggggtgtcttgctaattgcctataatttccacctgttgtctatcccatttgcacaacagcatgtgaaattgattgtcactcagtgttgcttcctaagtggacagtttgattacacagaagtgtgattgacttgaagttacattgtgttgtttaagtgttccctttattttttttgagaagtgtatatatatatatatatatatatatatataaaaaaataaaaataaacagactgatgtaccagccctaaaatggGCTTtttaggacgctgtccttacagcagatgagtctttgaggactggagtggacacagaacactggcctagctaacgatttacctattaattcagcaggagcagcactctccctgctctaactaacactgcagcttcagaatgaatctaagatggatgctgtccttgctttttgataggaggtgggagggtgggtatgctgattggctggaatgtgtctgctgactgtgaggtacagggtcaaagtttgctcaatgatgacgtatagggggcggaccgaacatcgcatatgtttgcccgccgcggcgaacgcgaaaaagcgatgtttgccgggaactgttcgccggcgaatagttcgggacatctctatgtaCAAGCATACAATAGAGAGATTGTCACAAGACCTCATCTTACCCGACCGTTTCCATCAGTGGAGCTAAAGCCTCTGTAACATGCTTAGAACTTTTCTAGCTCAATGGTCCCTGCAAGGTCTCCAGTGTGCATTATAAATGTACAGTCACCTCAGGCCTTAGGAATACCACCTAGATCCATCAGTCTTGGTTAATGTAGATTAAAAGTGTAATAAAAGGGAAAGAACCACTAAAAATATCCTTTCCACACAGTAACTATCACGTTGAAAATGCAGTCCTATCTTCAGTCAGCAAGTTATAGAGCagtaggagctgagcagattaatatgctGAAtgctttcccacaaaactatatgtaATAATTGATTTATTTAAATCTCTACTCTTTCTATGCAGAGTAGTCATGTGGGTGGTCCTCATCAATGATAGACCACTATTACTCCTATAGAGAAGTTTGGCTATGACTcagtaggaccacccactggaccccTAAGAACAGAACAAACATggattaaaaatgaataaaatagtagttactaaaactgtaTATTAAATCACTTTAAGAACTGTTTTCACATTAAGAAGGGTTCCAGCTATGATTTAGTTGATTTTAGGTGTACTTTTACCTCTTTTTTTCCCCTCCTCTAAGCTGTGGTCAACTATTACAGGTTTTCTacatataaagtacaaaattgcgtaataataacaagtgctacactataagtgcgagatacttggtaaatcgttttgtacaaaattatttgagcccgtctgccgagcgtcaaggcgatctctgttagacgggttcctacgctaaattctacctgttaggtgccatgacggctaccatacacttcagggagtgtaggttccacgtacctgcattgaatactacctgttaggcacctaacaggtagaatttagcgtaggaacctgtctaacagagatcgccttgacgctcggcagacgggctcaaataattttgtacaaaacgatttgccaagtatctcgcacttatagtgtagcacttgttattattacgcaattttgtactttatattgcagtttattgtcgcattgcatgtttctgtcttttaatgttgttccctgccatagcaatgtgctactccggtttggtatgtgctgactgacccccttttttggcttttctttgcaGGTTTTCTACATATGTAGCCTGTGCACAACTTAATACCCTTCATTTATCCATAATTCCTTATGTTCAAAGCTGCAAAGTATTTTAAGCTTTTGTTGGTGACCCATTAAACACTGGAACTTTGTTCACAAACGATTCTAATGGCTTTTCCTTCCAACTGTACAAGACCAAAATTGATCTGTGTCTAATGTGACACACTGTCAttgcaaattaatttgtcattaaTTAAGGCAGGTAGTAGGGGAGTTGCTCCTCCATGCGGTTTCTGacactgatgaaaaaaatgatgTCTGGTCAGTCCCAGCCATACGATTCTCCATCTTTGCTATCGTATGCAAACCTTTACACGTTTACTATTAGTGTGTAATCATGCTGTACAACTGTGGCTCCCACAACTTTGTTCCTTTTTTGATCTAAGGCATTTTTTTTTAGCTTAactttgatatacagtacagaccaaaagtttggacacaccttctcattcaaagagttttctttattttcatgactatgaaggcatcaaaactatgaattaacacatatggaattatatacataacaaataagtgtgaaacaactgaaaatatgtcatattctaggttcttcaaagtagccaccttttgctttgattactgctttgcacactcttggcattctcttgatgagtttcaagaggtagtcccctgaaatggtcttccaacagtcttgaaggagttcccagagatgcttagcacttgttggcccttttgccttcactctgcggtccagctcaccccaaaccatcttgattgggttcaggtccggtgactgtggaggccaggtcatctggcgcagcaacccatcactctccttcatggtcaaatagccattactttcaaagttttcccaatttttcggctgactgactgaccttcatttcttaaagtaatgatggccacttgtttttctttacttagctgcttttttcttgccataatacaaattctaacagtctattcagtaggactataagctgtgtatccacctgacttctcctcaacgcaactgatggtcccaactccatttataaggcaagaaatcccacttattaaacctgacagggcacacctgtgaagtgaaaaccatttcaggggtctacctcttgaagctcatcaagagaatgccaagagtgtgcaaagcagtaatcaaagcaaaaggtggctactttgaagaacctagaatatgacatattttcagttgtttcacacttgtttgttatgtatataattccacatgtgttaattcatagttttgatgccttcagtgtgaatctacaattttcatagtcatgaaaataaagaaaactctttgaatgagaaggtgtgtccaaacttttggtctgtactgtatgtggaacAAAACATGGCCAAGCTGGAAATACTCTACATTTGATTTCTTTCATGGGCACCAAAAGTAGAAAAtgttatcacacacacacacacacacacacacacacacacacacacacaccaaaattGCCCAAATCCATacacacaccacacacaaaaGGAATGAATTTGAACTTTATTGCTCCTGGTGAAGATTCCAAATTCATATGCcagcttttttttcaaaaaatatttgTAAATCAAAATGTACATTTGTTACAAGAGCATTAAAAATCTATACACGTAGTTTATTTAATATGAAAATTTCTGTCTTTGATGCTTTAAGAACAAAATGCTAGGTTAACAGGAGAACATGTACAATTATAAAGATCCTTAAAATGGAAAGAAAAATGTTCTgtcttttaaaaatataaagataCCCAATTCTATTTAAGGCTTAAACCCTGAGGACAACTTAAAGTCATTATTCCAGAACTGCCATCTTGTGGGTTCTACTGAGGATACATGTACAGTTTGGTCACATGATTTCCATATGGCCGTCAGGGCTCCACAGGATTTCAAGAACAATTCCAATAAATTCTTCCAGGCAAAGTTAGTTGTTTTCCTGGGATGGCGCTGTTACCTGCAAGTAAGACATCAAATGTTTTAGTCTGTGCCCCTATGAGACTGGAGAGATTTCCTCTTGTAAATTGACAGTTATTAGACATTTAGCACATTTAACTTTTATGTAAAGTATGTAAATATCTTTACACCACAGACAGTCATATGTACATCATTTCAGTTTAACTTGTAATGTAATATTTTGAAATCATTAGATGTATTCACATCAAAAATGCTAACAAGTTTTGTATTGAGGGGGATAGTTTATAGGGAAGGCACGTGTCCTAGGGCCTCCACAATCCATCCTTTTAAATGACTGCCTTTTAAGCACTGTAAATGTACAGTGTGACGATCATGTGGACTTAGGAGAAGACCCAGTGGGTGTCACTTGTAGCATACAGCAGATATCCTGCCACAGTTGGTCAGAATCAAAGGCAACTCAGATCCCAGCCATTCTACCCTTTAGATGCCAGGCGCTTTAGTGGTTTTAAAGAGTCACGAGGCTCCTTCTATAAGCCCATCATTGTAGGAGGCTGGTGGGTTGCCCTGACTGCCGGAAGTATAAAAAAGGTCTCCAGGTCTATTATGGACATGAGCCTATTAGGCTGCCTGTCAATATAACACTAGCAGGCATAATACAGTGCAATATAAAAGAGTATTACAGTGTATTATAGAAACCATTACTTGTTCAAGTCAAATAGTTGGGGggggatttaaaaaaattaaataaatgaaatCTCATTATGAAATATCACCACATCTGTAAGAACCCGAATTATAAAAGTATTATAGAATTTGTTATGCAGAAGTGCAGTTTTTGGTGCATCTCaccccccaaaaattgaaatcTAAAGATTTgcaaagcactgcagaatatggtgCCGCTACAGTATATAAATATTATTATAACCTAAAATCATGCCAATGAAAATATTCAACTTGCTCTGCAAAAGAAAAGGCCACATACAGTTAGATTGatgaaaacaataaaaatgttACAGGTATTGGAAACTAAAAaggttttattgtgtaaaagcaATGCACATAACTTAAATTTTGGCATTGCCATAATCTCACTAAAGTATTAAGCCATCATGATACCATATGGCCAACATCAGGAAgatgttttattaaaaaaagaaatacagcaGATCAGTACACACACTATGTGTCAATGTGAAGAGGCATGTATCACAGTGTGTCGCGATGTGTAGCTGTGTTATAGTATGTATGTGTGTCATTGTATGAGTTTGTGCACTTCATATAGTAAAATTGCCAAAGTTTCAACATTTTGTAGCTCAACTTAatgtatttttttagcaaaatcctGCATGCACCACTGGTAAGTTTACATGCCAGCGTCAGGCCACTGAACTTGGAGGAATTTGCTAAATTCCGCATTTTACAACCGCTGTAACCCCAGTCACAATACCAGTCACAAAACAGCCCTGTATTACAATACCAGCTACAGAGAAgcaaagagaaaaataaataaatattggagGAGCTTTCCAGTAGAGGAGGTGCAGATAAGCTGTCTGAAAGGACTATATAGGCCTTACAGCAAACCTTTTCAGGAGATTTAAGTCTTTCAGTGCTTGGTAATACATTAGGAAACAGCCTGGCCAGCTGTGAGAAGACTACTAAATCCCACTGAGGACATTGTGTAAAGAATAACTGAATACAACAACCTGTAAAAAAGGTACAGTATAGTCTGATGTTGCTTTATGTGAAGCGTTGCACCCCTATTTCTGGATGCTTGTGCTTAAGGGTCAGTTAATTTCTGTGTTGGAGTCTCAATTGCAGATTCCGTCATAAAGACTGAAGGACAGTCTGCACGCAGGACTTTTTCctccagtaaaaaaacaaaaacagaattcCGAAAAGAAACTAAACGTACTCCActgtagtcaatggagtctgttcagctttGTTTGGGTAAGCTATGTGCCCTAACTagcacttccattatttttgtTGCTCTGCTCCTTTAATGGAGCAGAGCTACAAGTACATACAATGGTGGTGTGAAGGAGGCCCAAGTCATATAGAAAAGAACAGTGATTTAAAAGAACATCTGGCCCGTTAACTACTTCTGCAGCCTTGTAACGTGTGAGATATGTGAAATTGCAAAGCTGTAAGAACTTTCGgtccatgcatgctgagaactgCAACTGATGCGCTTAAACTTGGTCTACAAGTAAAAAACTGTTTGTCTACAAAAACGGTCTCATCATTGTCTCCACTGCTACAGTGGACCTTTCCTTGCACCTCACAATTctgcaccatcaagggcaccccgaaccaccatcaggcaggagaaccccaaGACTTGGATGTGACCTGAAGGGAAGAAAGCTGCATCCTTCCCATCACTGTACAGCCCAGGGGGGCATCAGAGTGATTAACTACAACCACCATTCATGCTACTATTACTCTTTCCCAGACATGTTGAAGATCCTCCTATAGTGCAGTTAGAACAATTGCAGGTCTTCTCCTCCATCAATAGTAGAAAACTTTCAGCAGTTGCAATATTTCAAGACCAATACTGTTTGTCCATTACAACTGGTCATGCAGTCCTAGTCTACAGGTTAGGGCAGCATGGGCAGCTGTACTGGACTGGGCAACAAATACAGCATGTTTGACACAATCATTAGGATCAGTGTTTAGCTCACCAGTGGAGTCCGTTCCCCAAATTTGCTCCAGAAAGTCATTTTGACTGTATTTTTGTGTCCTGTTCGTTGGTCAAAAGTTTGGCAGTGGTCAAAAGGAGGACTGTACAAGTGAAGGCTCACAGCAGTCTCTGTGTGACTTGTGTTTTCCACTCTGTGAAGACCAATTGAGTCTGAAAGAACAAAAGAAGATTTATGAAGGGGGAAATTGAACAATTGTAACATAGTAAATCACGaaggagttttctgagattttaatactgaagacctatcctcaggataggtcatcagtatccgattggtgagggtccgacactcaggacccccgctgatcagctgttcaagaaggcagaggctcatttacaaatattaaaacttcatttttgtcagcaatgtgggcacatatgaacatgggaccaacacagatgtcttcagctgccaagtgcacatgtaacaggtcagccagtttcataggtataaatctgctgacagatgccctttaagcggaCTTTGAAAAGATCCTAAAATAGAGTCTccagccattttacattttgaCTTTTATCCCAGAACCCCCCCTCCCACCAACCAGACGCTTTGTATAATACATAAAGTCCACTTTGTTTATAGCCTTAAGATATCACATTTACAATAATCAGTAATCTATATAACAATTTGGGGTGTGGAGACTCCACTTGAAGAACACTCCATTTATTATTTCGTAATAGAATGTGaagataattattattattgtttgctTTAATACCTTCCCCAGCAATTGGCCTGTACGAGGGGAGTGATTCAAGCAGAGCATGTTATTGGTGCACAAGGCAGATAACATGGCACTGACAAGATAATCAGTAGTCTTACCTTGACCATAAACCCTTTGATATGATTATTAACTTTTAAGTCATACTGTCAGTTTGTAAAGAGATTATGGTTTCACTAAATAGCAATAGCATATAAAGTATTGTTTTTCTCATTTACCTCAGAATAACGGCCTATAAATAGATTTGGGCAATTCATATTTAAAGGAAAAGTATACATTCCAGGATGACTAACTGGATAATATCAGCCTTACTGGCTATAAACAGCCACCTTCAACAATGTTCTCCATCATCCAATCCAACGGTCCATGCCACCTGCTACTTGATTCATCAGTCATCACAGTGACAGTTCAGCAGTATTGGAATTGTTCTCACCAGAGGAGACAATCCCGAGGACTCCCATTTATACAGAACATGTCAAATCTGCTTTTAATTGCAAGTAATCTTTGTCATCACTGTAGACACAGAACCTTTCAATAAGATCTTATAGGCTATTTATGAATCATCCAATAAGAAATAGCCCCTAGTCTGAAGTAATTGCTCTAAATTCAGGTCCAAACAGATGTCTTCTGCTGGATAATTGAGGCCCTGCGGGGAATCTCCTGGTGGGTCAGTCCGGCAGCATCAGGCTGCATTCAcacaatgaagaaaaaaaatggccatgaaaaaaaaaatataaataaaagacagacagacagactggACATTTTCCAACCATTTTGGCATCcattttctgtctgtctgtttttAAATAGAGGATTTTAATATCCtaacccctgcagtatacatagggccagatttatcattactctgacagctcactccactttcatatatggctaaagtcagttttagccaagtcagatttatgattggccttttaagactgtaataaatgttgtttgacggtagtagtttatccgtcagtaagcagctttacgaaaaagtcgcacgtctttacgaaaaagtcgcatgttctattaaaaagtctcataagataagcatggtcctcactggagtgaaattgcaaatttttttgcgactttttaaatagtcccaatagtaaatctgtctagagattcatttacataagaaaacacgcccactttcagaaaactggcgaacatagtgcagagcagaaaaaagtcacaaatttttgcacagttttagtgattgcgcaaaaatatgcgactttttcactccattattctgacttgagctaatgataaatctggcccataatgTCCACCATTCACCAGCAATAGGGTGCCCTGTGATCTGATCATCATAAAGAAAATAGGTTAACAAAAAGTGACCAAAGCCAACAACCTTGAAAGATAAGTCAAAAGTGAATAGAAAAAAGGAAATCAGGTTTCAATAACTGACACCATTTTATACATATTTATAATAGAAAGATTCTCCATCCTGAAGTATAGAAATTACCATTGATATAGGCACATTGGTCCAGCTTCAGTACTCCTTCTGACTTCTTTACAATCTCTCCATTAGATTTTTTCTGGGGCCAGTCATAGAGCGTCTCCTTGAGGTTGCCCTGGAGTATCTTCAAGAAGCAATGCGAGTCGGTGTGATCATGGATACTGCTG from the Bufo bufo chromosome 2, aBufBuf1.1, whole genome shotgun sequence genome contains:
- the CDO1 gene encoding cysteine dioxygenase type 1, whose protein sequence is MDHTEVLKPQTLDELIQILHEIFSSDKVNVEEVQNIMESYESNPLEWMKYAKFDPYRYTRNLVDEGNGKFNLMILCWGEGHGSSIHDHTDSHCFLKILQGNLKETLYDWPQKKSNGEIVKKSEGVLKLDQCAYINDSIGLHRVENTSHTETAVSLHLYSPPFDHCQTFDQRTGHKNTVKMTFWSKFGERTPLVTAPSQENN